The Fusobacterium perfoetens genomic interval AAATAACATACACTTCATCAAATATATCTGCATAGTAATATTCAACTATATTTTCACTTATTTCCTTTGCTTTTTCAAACATTGTTTCTGGAATAAGCTGTGTATATTCTGCCTTTAAATCATAATTTCTTTTAGCGCAGTAATCTCTTCCTTTTTTTCCTATTGCTATTACAGAGACTTCTTTTCCTGCATGATTTTCTTCAAACTCTTTAAGTTTTTTAAGAGTATTACTGTTAAAGCTTCCGCAAAGACCTCTGTCAGATGTCATTACGATAACTCCTATTTTTCTCACTTCTTTTTTTCCATCAAAAAGAGGGTGATTTTCATGCTTTACTCCTGCAGCTATATTTTTAAGAATTTCATGAATGCTGTCAGAGTAAGGTCTTGATTGTGCCACTATTGATGCAAATTTTTTAAATTTTGTTGTGGAAACAATCTCCATAGCCTTTGTAATCTGATGAGTAGACTGGACACTTTTTATTCTGTCTCTAATTTCTCCAGAACCAGCCATTTTCTCACCTCTTCTTAGTTAAAATTCTTTTTAAATGCGTTTACAGCTTCTACTAATTTAGCTTCAAGCTCTTTATCTAACGCTTTCTTCTCTCTTATCTCATCTAAGATAGAAGTTGTATTTTCTAGCTCTTTTATAAGCTCATTTTCAAATCTATTTACATCTTCAACAGCTATATCATCTAAATATCCATTTGTAACTGCGAAGAAAGACACAACTTGTTTTTCAACAGCATAAGGTCTGTTTTGAGGTTGTTTTAATACAGCCATAATTCTGTGTCCTCTTTCAAGCTGAGCTTTAGTTGCTTTATCAAGATCTGATCCAAATTGTGCAAATGTAAGAAGTTCTGTATATTGTGCAAGTTCAAGTTTTACTTTTGCAGCAACCTGTTTCATAGCTTTAATCTGAGCTGATCCTCCAACCCTTGATACTGAAATTCCTGCATTGATAGCAGGTCTGAATCCTGAGTTAAATAATTGAGAATCAAGGAAAATCTGACCGTCTGTAATAGAAATTACATTTGTTGGAATATATGCAGAAACATCTCCTGCCTGAGTTTCAATAATAGGAAGTGCTGTTATTGAACCTCCTCCAAGTTCATCAGATAATTTTGCTGCTCTTTCAAGAAGTCTTGAGTGAAGGTAGAATACATCTCCAGGATAAGCTTCTCTTCCTGGT includes:
- the atpG gene encoding ATP synthase F1 subunit gamma encodes the protein MAGSGEIRDRIKSVQSTHQITKAMEIVSTTKFKKFASIVAQSRPYSDSIHEILKNIAAGVKHENHPLFDGKKEVRKIGVIVMTSDRGLCGSFNSNTLKKLKEFEENHAGKEVSVIAIGKKGRDYCAKRNYDLKAEYTQLIPETMFEKAKEISENIVEYYYADIFDEVYVIYNKFVSALRCDLTVRKLIPIERVETDTNTSYIFEPDAEAILSSLLPKYLNIELYQAILDNTASEHSSRKNSMKNATDNAEEMMKELNLQYNRERQAAITQEISEIVGGAAALK